ATGTACAGCATTTCCTCGGCGGGCCGGGACATGCGGTGGATCTCGTCGAGGAACAGGACCTCGCCCTCGGACAGCGAGGACAGGATGGCCGCAAGGTCGCCCGCGTGTTGGATGGCGGGCCCGCTGCTGAGGCGCAGCGGAGCGTTCATTTCCGCCGCCACGATCATGGCGAGGGTGGTTTTGCCGAGGCCCGGCGGCCCGGAAAACAGCACGTGGTCCGCCGTGCGCCCCCGCATCCTGGAGGCCTGGAGCACGAGCGAAAGCTGCTTGCGCACCCGGTGCTGGCCCACGAAATCGTCAAGGTTCTTCGGCCGGAGCGCCGCCTCGATGGCCCGCTCCTCCGGCTCCTCCCCCGCGGCAACCAATGAAGGTTCAGCCACGGCTGCCTACGCGGTTGCCGGCGCGGGCGCCGTCCTGCCCCAGCCACCGGAGGGTGGTGCGGAGGATTTCGGCCACATTGCCGCGGAAGGACACTTCCGGCTCGTCAGCCAGGGCTTTGTCGATGCTGGCGGAGGCATCCTTCTCGGACCAGCCCAGGCTGGTCATGGCGGCCACCACCTGGGGCTTCCATGCGGCCTCGGCAGGGGTGGCGGCGCCGGCGGGTGCGGCGGTTCCGTGCGGTACCAGCTTTCCGGCCAGCTCCAGCACGATCCGGCCCGCGACCTTGGGCCCGATGCCGGGAACCTTGGTGAAGGTCTTGCTGTCCTCCGTATGGGCCGCAACCCGGATTGCTTCGGGGTCGTGGACCGCCAGGACTGCGAGGGCAAGACGGGGGCCGACCCCGCTGACACTCAGCAGGACGTCGAAAACTTCACGTTCGTCGTCGGATGCAAAACCAAAAAGGGTGAGCGAATCCTCCCGGACAATCAGGGACGTAAACAGCTTGCCCTCTTCCCCCACGCGCAGCCGGCTCAGGGTCTGCGGGGTGGCGTTGACGCTCATCCCGGCACCGTTGAGGTCAATCACGGCCGTTGACAGGCCAACGTGCGCTACGGTTCCGCGGAGGAAACTGATCAAGGCCGGGCTCCCGTTGTACTGCGGGCCTCCACAGTGGGAGCCCGGCTATCCGAACATATCTACGAATACCCTAGCAAGCGGCAGGGACAATCAGCGTGCACGGCGCGCTTTCGCCTCTGCGTCCGCCCATGCCCGCTGGGCCGGCGTCAGGGAGGAGCTCCCGGGACCGGTAGTGGCCACGGCCGCGCCGCTCCCGGCCCGCCACGCATGGGTGATGGCCAGCGCCAGCGCATCGGCAGCGTCGGCAGGACGCGGCGGAGCGTCAAGGCGGAGGATCTTGGTCACCAGTTTGGTCACGGCGTCCTTGTTCGAGGACCCGCTTCCGGTCACCGCGGCTTTAACTTCCGACGGCGTATGCAGCGCCACCGGGATTCCCCGGCGGGCCGCCGCCGCGATCACCACGCCGGACGCCTGAGCGACGCCCATCACCGTGCTGACGTTGAGCTGCGAGAAGACGCGCTCAACGGCGAGGACCTCGGGCTCGTAACGGTCCAGCCACTCGTCGATGGACGTGGCGATCACAAGCAGGCGGCGGTCAAGGGTCTCGTCCGGCGATGTGCCGACAACCCCTACCGCCACCATGCTGGCCCGGCGGTTGCGTTCCACATCCACCACGCCGATGCCGCAGCGGGTCAGGCCAGGGTCAACGCCAAGGACGCGGAGCGTCACTTCTGCCCCGCTGCGGGCGGCAGGCCCGGCTGGAGCTCCCGCTGCGGTCTAGCTGGCAAGGCCGGACGTCACTCTGATTCCAGGGCGGCCTGGACTTCGTCGCTGAGGTCGGCGTTGCTGTACACGTTCTGGACGTCGTCAAGGTCCTCAAGCGCGTCCGCCAGCTTCAGGAACTTGCGGGCGCCATCGACGTCGAGTTCCACCTGCATGGAGGGCACGAATTCAACTTCGTCCGTGTCGTACTCAATGCCGGCTTCCGCCAGGGCCTCCCGGATGGCCTGCAGATCGCCGGGTTCCGAGTGGATCTCGAAGGTCTCGCCGTTGTCCTTGACTTCCTCCGCGCCCGCATCCAGGACGGCCATCAGGACGTCGTCCTCACTCAGGCCGTTCTTGGGCAGGTTGACCACGCCCTTGCGGGTGAAGAGGTAGCTCACGGAACCGGGGTCGGCGATGGTGCCCCCGTTGCGGGAGATGGCCAGGCGGACTTCGGATGCTGCCCGGTTCTTGTTGTCCGTGAGGCACTCGATCAGCAGGGCCGAGCCCTGGGGGCCGCGGGCCTCGTACATGATCTCGGTGTAGTCCACCACTTCGCCGGTCAGGCCGGCGCCGCGCTTGATGGCGCGGTCGATGTTGTCGTTGGGAACCGAGGTCTTCTTGGCCTTGGTCACGGCAAGTTCCAGGCCGGGGTTGCCGGCGAGGTCCGGTCCGCCCATCCGGGCGGCAACTTCGATGTTCTTGATCAGCTTGGCGAACGACTTTGCGCGGCGACTGTCAATGATCGCCTTTTTGTGCTTGGTCGTTGCCCATTTGGAGTGGCCTGACATGCTTTACGCTTCTCCTCTGATCATTCGGATAAAAAGTTCGTGTACGCGTTTCTCGCCGGTCACTTCCGGATGGAAGGAGGTGGCCAGCAGCTGGCCGGAACGCACTGCGACAATTCTAGCCGCCCCGGGCAGCGGTACGGCGTGCGACGCCTGTGC
This region of Arthrobacter sp. DNA4 genomic DNA includes:
- the ruvC gene encoding crossover junction endodeoxyribonuclease RuvC, producing the protein MTLRVLGVDPGLTRCGIGVVDVERNRRASMVAVGVVGTSPDETLDRRLLVIATSIDEWLDRYEPEVLAVERVFSQLNVSTVMGVAQASGVVIAAAARRGIPVALHTPSEVKAAVTGSGSSNKDAVTKLVTKILRLDAPPRPADAADALALAITHAWRAGSGAAVATTGPGSSSLTPAQRAWADAEAKARRAR
- a CDS encoding YebC/PmpR family DNA-binding transcriptional regulator, whose product is MSGHSKWATTKHKKAIIDSRRAKSFAKLIKNIEVAARMGGPDLAGNPGLELAVTKAKKTSVPNDNIDRAIKRGAGLTGEVVDYTEIMYEARGPQGSALLIECLTDNKNRAASEVRLAISRNGGTIADPGSVSYLFTRKGVVNLPKNGLSEDDVLMAVLDAGAEEVKDNGETFEIHSEPGDLQAIREALAEAGIEYDTDEVEFVPSMQVELDVDGARKFLKLADALEDLDDVQNVYSNADLSDEVQAALESE
- the ruvA gene encoding Holliday junction branch migration protein RuvA; this translates as MISFLRGTVAHVGLSTAVIDLNGAGMSVNATPQTLSRLRVGEEGKLFTSLIVREDSLTLFGFASDDEREVFDVLLSVSGVGPRLALAVLAVHDPEAIRVAAHTEDSKTFTKVPGIGPKVAGRIVLELAGKLVPHGTAAPAGAATPAEAAWKPQVVAAMTSLGWSEKDASASIDKALADEPEVSFRGNVAEILRTTLRWLGQDGARAGNRVGSRG